The following proteins come from a genomic window of Nostoc sp. TCL26-01:
- the gndA gene encoding NADP-dependent phosphogluconate dehydrogenase, giving the protein MTLQSFGVIGLAVMGENIALNVERNGFPIAVYNRSREKTDAFMAQRAVGRNVKAAFTLEEFVAALERPRKILVMVQAGKPVDAVIQQLKPLLDEGDIIIDGGNSWFEDTQRRTQELEPAGLRFLGMGVSGGEEGALNGPSLMPGGTQSSYEYLSPIFNKIAAQVDDGPCVTYVGPGGSGHYVKMVHNGIEYGDMQLIAEAYDLLKNAGGLDHNQLHEVFAEWNTTDELNSFLIEITANIFPYIDPDTNLPLVDLIVDAAGQKGTGRWTVQTALELGVSIPTITAAVNARIISSIRDERIAASKQLTGPSGKYDGSTQEFINKVRDALYCSKICSYAQGMALLSTASKTFNWNLNLSELARIWKGGCIIRAGFLNKIKKAFNENPALPNLLLAPEFKQTILDRQAAWREVIITAAKLGIPVPAFSASLDYFDSYRRDRLPQNLTQAQRDYFGAHTYLRTDKAGSFHTEWVPIAEAEK; this is encoded by the coding sequence ATGACACTACAAAGCTTTGGTGTGATTGGTTTAGCCGTTATGGGCGAGAATATCGCTCTGAACGTCGAGCGTAATGGCTTTCCAATTGCAGTTTACAATCGCTCCAGAGAAAAAACCGATGCTTTCATGGCACAGCGCGCTGTAGGCCGCAATGTGAAAGCCGCCTTTACCCTAGAAGAGTTTGTTGCTGCACTAGAACGTCCCCGCAAAATTCTGGTGATGGTGCAAGCTGGTAAGCCAGTGGATGCAGTCATTCAGCAGCTAAAACCTCTGTTAGATGAAGGCGATATCATCATCGATGGTGGCAACTCTTGGTTTGAAGATACCCAAAGACGGACTCAAGAACTAGAACCCGCAGGTTTGCGGTTTTTAGGTATGGGTGTCAGTGGTGGTGAAGAAGGCGCGCTAAATGGCCCCTCACTTATGCCTGGAGGAACACAAAGTTCCTACGAGTATCTATCACCAATTTTTAACAAAATTGCTGCCCAAGTTGATGATGGCCCTTGTGTAACTTATGTTGGCCCTGGTGGTTCCGGTCACTATGTCAAGATGGTACACAACGGGATTGAGTACGGCGATATGCAGTTGATTGCAGAAGCCTACGATTTGCTGAAAAATGCTGGTGGACTCGACCACAATCAGCTGCATGAAGTGTTTGCGGAATGGAATACTACCGATGAACTCAATTCATTCTTGATTGAGATCACAGCTAATATCTTCCCTTACATTGACCCAGATACCAATCTACCCTTGGTTGACTTGATTGTGGACGCAGCCGGCCAAAAGGGAACTGGACGCTGGACTGTCCAAACTGCTCTAGAATTGGGCGTTTCTATCCCCACCATCACCGCAGCCGTGAATGCTCGGATTATCTCTTCGATTCGAGATGAACGGATAGCCGCATCTAAGCAACTGACAGGCCCCAGTGGTAAGTATGATGGCTCTACCCAAGAGTTTATCAACAAAGTCCGGGATGCTCTCTACTGCTCCAAGATTTGTTCTTACGCTCAAGGGATGGCTTTGCTATCTACAGCTTCCAAAACATTTAATTGGAATTTGAATCTGAGTGAATTGGCGCGGATTTGGAAGGGTGGTTGTATTATTCGCGCTGGCTTCTTAAATAAGATTAAGAAGGCTTTTAACGAAAATCCAGCATTGCCTAACCTGCTACTAGCTCCAGAATTTAAGCAAACAATTCTCGATAGACAAGCAGCTTGGCGGGAAGTGATTATCACAGCTGCCAAACTCGGTATCCCTGTGCCAGCGTTTAGCGCATCCTTGGATTATTTTGACAGCTATCGCCGCGATCGCCTACCCCAAAATCTCACTCAAGCACAACGCGACTACTTCGGCGCACACACCTACCTCCGTACTGATAAAGCTGGCTCATTCCACACAGAATGGGTTCCCATCGCTGAAGCTGAGAAGTAA
- a CDS encoding tetratricopeptide repeat protein, with amino-acid sequence MIKLIGIFISLSFAFGWVTPVMAQTQQSTITPEQIAQGEELTNQAFAATNKGDFVTAEKYWTEIIENFPTNAGAWSNRGNSRVSQNKLQAALTDYNKAIELAPNVTDPYLNRGTALEGLGKWEEAIADYNHVLELDPNDAMAYNNRGNAKTGLGKWAEAIVDYKQSFNMAPNFAFARANYALALYETGQTDQAIREMRNITRKYPNFADVRAALTAAYWVNGQKGEAESNWVAAYGLDSRYKDINWVKNIRRWPPSIASALEKFLKIQ; translated from the coding sequence ATTATTAAATTAATTGGTATTTTTATCAGTTTGTCATTTGCGTTTGGCTGGGTGACACCAGTCATGGCACAAACTCAACAATCGACAATCACCCCAGAACAAATAGCCCAAGGGGAAGAATTGACAAATCAGGCATTTGCTGCTACCAATAAGGGTGATTTTGTCACAGCCGAAAAGTATTGGACAGAGATTATTGAGAATTTCCCTACAAACGCGGGTGCTTGGAGTAACCGGGGCAATTCGCGTGTGAGTCAGAATAAATTACAAGCAGCATTGACAGATTACAACAAAGCTATAGAATTAGCTCCCAATGTCACCGATCCTTATTTAAATCGGGGTACAGCTTTAGAAGGTTTAGGGAAATGGGAAGAGGCGATCGCTGATTATAATCATGTCTTAGAATTAGATCCCAACGACGCTATGGCGTACAACAATCGTGGCAATGCCAAGACGGGTTTAGGGAAATGGGCAGAAGCGATCGTAGACTATAAACAATCATTTAACATGGCTCCTAATTTTGCCTTTGCTCGTGCTAACTACGCCCTCGCCCTCTATGAAACTGGGCAAACTGACCAAGCCATCCGGGAAATGAGAAACATTACTCGTAAATACCCCAACTTTGCTGATGTCCGTGCAGCTCTCACAGCAGCTTACTGGGTAAATGGACAAAAAGGTGAAGCTGAAAGCAACTGGGTAGCAGCTTATGGTTTAGACAGCAGATACAAGGATATCAACTGGGTAAAAAATATCCGTCGCTGGCCTCCGAGTATCGCATCGGCTTTGGAGAAATTTTTGAAAATTCAGTAG
- the ruvB gene encoding Holliday junction branch migration DNA helicase RuvB — translation MAIISSKKQPPEPNGQPQKHRESTKALAKESILQPEAAIDEQGKQEETIRPQKFADYIGQKDLKDVLDIAIKAAKSRGEVLDHLLLYGPPGLGKTTMAMILASEMGVNYKITSAPALERPRDIVGLLVNLKPGDILFIDEIHRLSRMTEEILYPAMEDYRLDITVGKGSSAKIRSLPLAKFTLIGATTRVGALTSPLRDRFGLIQKLRFYEIDELSKIVLRTSQLLQTTVTVDGATEIARRSRGTPRIANRLLKRVRDYAQVKSCQEVTESVAAEALQLFQVDPCGLDWTDRRMLSVIIEQFNGGPVGLETIAAATGEDTQTIEEVYEPYLMQIGYLSRTPRGRTATKAAYKHMGFTPPNEQLSIL, via the coding sequence ATGGCGATTATCTCCTCAAAAAAACAGCCTCCAGAACCAAACGGACAACCACAGAAGCATCGGGAGTCAACAAAAGCACTTGCCAAAGAAAGCATTTTGCAACCTGAAGCTGCCATTGATGAACAAGGTAAGCAAGAAGAAACTATCAGACCACAAAAATTTGCTGATTACATCGGGCAAAAAGACCTTAAAGATGTATTGGATATTGCCATTAAAGCCGCCAAGTCGCGGGGTGAAGTTTTGGATCACCTGTTACTGTATGGGCCGCCAGGATTAGGTAAAACAACAATGGCAATGATATTAGCATCGGAGATGGGAGTCAATTATAAAATTACTAGTGCGCCAGCCTTAGAACGTCCCAGAGATATTGTTGGACTACTGGTAAACCTGAAACCTGGTGATATTTTATTTATTGATGAGATTCATCGCCTCTCGCGGATGACTGAAGAAATTCTCTATCCAGCAATGGAAGATTACCGCTTGGATATTACTGTAGGCAAAGGTTCCAGCGCCAAGATTCGCAGTTTACCATTGGCTAAATTTACGTTAATCGGAGCGACAACCCGCGTCGGTGCTTTAACTTCACCATTGCGCGATCGCTTTGGCTTAATTCAAAAACTACGCTTTTATGAAATTGACGAACTCAGTAAAATTGTCTTACGTACCTCTCAGTTACTACAAACAACAGTCACTGTAGATGGCGCAACAGAAATTGCTCGCCGTTCACGGGGAACACCACGGATAGCCAATCGCCTACTCAAACGTGTACGAGATTACGCCCAAGTCAAATCCTGCCAAGAAGTCACTGAAAGCGTCGCCGCCGAAGCCTTACAACTGTTTCAAGTCGATCCCTGTGGTTTAGATTGGACAGACAGACGGATGTTAAGTGTGATCATTGAACAATTCAATGGCGGCCCTGTAGGCTTAGAAACAATCGCCGCCGCCACGGGTGAAGACACTCAAACCATCGAGGAAGTATACGAACCCTACCTCATGCAAATTGGTTACTTAAGCCGAACTCCCCGTGGACGTACAGCCACCAAAGCCGCTTACAAGCATATGGGGTTTACGCCGCCGAATGAGCAGTTGTCCATATTGTAG
- the hisF gene encoding imidazole glycerol phosphate synthase subunit HisF, with amino-acid sequence MLSKRILPCLDVKAGRVVKGVNFVNLKDAGDPVELAKVYNEAGADELVFLDITATHEDRDIIFDVVYRTAEQVFIPLTVGGGIQSLENVKALLRAGADKVSINSAAVRDPDLINRASDRFGNQCIVVAIDARRRLEPNNPGWDVYVRGGRENTGLDALLWAKEVAQRGAGELLVTSMDADGTQAGYDIELTKAIAEAVEIPVIASGGAGNCEHIHTALTEGKAEAALLASLLHYGQLSVAEIKNYLCDRQVPVRLYA; translated from the coding sequence ATGTTATCTAAAAGAATCTTACCTTGTTTAGATGTGAAGGCGGGAAGGGTTGTAAAAGGAGTTAATTTTGTCAACCTGAAAGATGCTGGTGATCCTGTGGAATTGGCTAAGGTTTACAACGAGGCTGGGGCTGATGAGTTAGTGTTTCTGGATATTACAGCTACTCATGAAGACCGGGATATTATTTTTGATGTGGTGTACCGGACTGCTGAACAAGTCTTTATTCCTCTGACTGTAGGTGGGGGGATTCAATCCTTAGAAAATGTTAAAGCTTTGTTACGAGCTGGCGCAGACAAGGTTAGTATTAACTCTGCGGCGGTAAGAGATCCAGACTTGATTAATCGGGCAAGCGATCGCTTTGGTAATCAGTGCATAGTTGTGGCAATTGATGCTAGGCGTAGACTTGAACCAAATAATCCAGGGTGGGATGTGTATGTGCGGGGAGGCAGAGAAAATACCGGCTTAGATGCCTTACTTTGGGCAAAAGAAGTCGCACAACGCGGTGCAGGAGAACTATTGGTGACAAGTATGGATGCTGATGGTACTCAGGCTGGTTATGACATTGAACTCACAAAAGCGATCGCCGAGGCTGTGGAAATCCCCGTGATTGCTTCTGGTGGTGCGGGAAACTGCGAACATATCCATACTGCACTGACTGAAGGTAAAGCGGAAGCAGCTCTATTAGCATCACTATTACATTACGGTCAATTGAGTGTGGCAGAAATCAAAAACTATTTGTGCGATCGTCAAGTTCCTGTACGCTTATATGCGTAA
- a CDS encoding ParA family protein produces MGYVIATANMKGGVGKTTLTVNLATCLAKNYGKKVLVLDLDTQISATLSLMSPLDFAKRRKQRLTFRYLIDEVINPDPNSKLTIDDIIQTQVCNLTELSLLPGDIDLYDEFVVSEMLHRQTVALGEQDFETVWNRFERVLINNILKPVRDQYDFILLDCAPGYNLLTRSALAASDFYILPAKPEPLSVVGIQLLERRIAQLKDSHEHEAKIDIKMLGIVFSMCNTNLLTGRYYKQVMHRVVEDFGVEQICKAQIPIDINVAKAVDSFMPAVLNAPQSAGSKAFLQLTQELLQKL; encoded by the coding sequence ATGGGATATGTAATTGCTACTGCAAATATGAAAGGTGGTGTGGGAAAAACCACCCTCACTGTTAACTTGGCTACTTGTTTGGCAAAAAATTACGGTAAGAAGGTGCTGGTACTGGATTTAGATACACAAATCAGTGCCACACTCAGCTTGATGTCACCACTAGACTTTGCCAAGCGACGTAAACAAAGACTGACATTTAGATATTTAATTGATGAAGTCATCAATCCAGATCCCAACTCTAAGTTAACAATTGACGATATTATTCAAACTCAAGTTTGTAATCTTACTGAACTCAGTTTATTACCAGGAGATATCGATTTATATGATGAGTTTGTTGTCTCCGAAATGCTACACCGTCAAACAGTTGCTTTGGGTGAACAAGACTTTGAAACTGTATGGAATCGGTTTGAAAGAGTTTTAATCAATAATATTTTAAAACCTGTCCGTGACCAATATGATTTTATTCTGTTGGATTGCGCTCCTGGATATAATTTATTAACTCGTAGTGCTTTAGCCGCCAGTGATTTCTATATTCTGCCAGCCAAACCAGAACCTCTATCAGTAGTGGGTATTCAACTCTTAGAAAGACGCATCGCCCAGTTAAAAGATAGTCATGAACATGAAGCGAAGATAGATATCAAAATGCTGGGTATTGTCTTTAGTATGTGTAATACTAATTTACTCACAGGTAGATATTACAAACAAGTAATGCACCGAGTTGTGGAAGATTTTGGTGTCGAGCAAATTTGTAAAGCGCAAATTCCCATTGATATTAATGTAGCAAAAGCAGTGGATAGTTTTATGCCTGCTGTGTTGAATGCACCACAGTCAGCTGGTTCTAAGGCGTTTTTGCAATTAACTCAGGAACTTTTGCAGAAGTTGTAA
- the ileS gene encoding isoleucine--tRNA ligase, which yields MTETGSYKDTVNLPKTNFDMRANAIKREPEIQKFWEDNKIFESLSQNNPGELFILHDGPPYANGSLHSGHALGKILKDIINRYQLLQGRKVRYVPGWDCHGLPIELKVLQNMKSAERQNLTPLQLRQKARQFALEAVADQNKSCIRFGMWGDFAHPYLTLQPEYEAAQIGVFGQMFLKGYIYRGLKPVHWSPSSKTALAEAELEYPEGHTSRSIYAAFPITGLAEAVKPILGEYLPDLYVAIWTTTPWTIPGNLAVAVNGDLQYAVVEVADGEATKYLIVAADLVEGLSATLGVQLTVKATLKGQDLEHTTYRHPLFDRESPVVVGGDYITTESGTGLVHTAPGHGQEDYIVGLRYGLPILAPVDDNGNFTDEAGQFAGLNVLGDGNQAVIDALAAAGSLLKEEPYQHKYPYDWRTKKPTIFRATEQWFASVSGFREEALKAIASVKWIPAQGQNRITPMVAERSDWCISRQRAWGVPIPVFYDEATGEVLLNESTINHVQAIIAEKGSDAWWELSVEELLPESYRDNGKSYRKGTDTMDVWFDSGSSWAAVTKQRPELHYPADLYLEGSDQHRGWFQSSLLTSVAVNDIAPYKTVLTHGFVLDEQGRKMSKSEGNVIDPNTIIEGGKNKKEEPPYGADVLRLWVSSVDYSSDVRIGKNIIRQLNDVRGKIRNTARFLLGSLHDFDPEKDAVPFAELPQLDKYMLHRIREVFQEVTEAFESFQFFKFFQTVQNFCVVDLSNFYLDVAKDRLYISAPDAFRRRSCQTVIHIALENLARAIAPVLCHTAEDIWQYLPYKTPYKSVFQAGWVQLEEQWDNPDLGEFWEALRQLRTDVNKVLEQARIEKMIGSSLEAKALIYIPHKQLGDAIKAFNPVKGNGIDELRYLLLTSQVEILDSPEKLPGLKYTAQTNDWEIGVVDADGEKCDRCWNYSTHVGESQEHPLLCERCVSALAGEF from the coding sequence GTGACAGAAACTGGAAGCTACAAAGATACTGTAAATTTACCCAAGACTAATTTTGATATGCGGGCGAACGCCATCAAGCGGGAACCTGAGATTCAAAAGTTCTGGGAAGACAATAAAATTTTTGAGAGCCTGTCGCAAAATAACCCAGGCGAATTATTTATACTGCACGATGGGCCTCCCTACGCTAACGGCTCTCTGCATAGCGGTCACGCTTTAGGTAAAATTCTTAAAGATATTATTAATCGCTACCAATTGCTGCAAGGACGTAAGGTGCGCTACGTCCCTGGTTGGGACTGTCATGGTTTGCCTATTGAATTAAAAGTTTTGCAGAACATGAAGTCAGCAGAACGGCAAAACTTAACGCCTTTACAGTTGCGGCAAAAAGCTAGACAATTTGCCCTAGAAGCAGTCGCAGACCAAAATAAAAGTTGTATTCGCTTTGGGATGTGGGGCGATTTTGCCCACCCTTATCTGACTTTGCAGCCGGAATATGAAGCGGCGCAAATTGGCGTTTTCGGTCAGATGTTCTTAAAAGGTTACATCTATCGGGGTTTGAAACCTGTTCACTGGAGTCCCAGTTCTAAGACAGCTTTGGCGGAAGCGGAGTTGGAATATCCAGAAGGGCATACTTCCCGCAGTATCTATGCAGCTTTCCCCATCACGGGTTTGGCTGAGGCTGTTAAACCAATTTTAGGTGAGTATTTACCTGATTTGTATGTGGCTATCTGGACTACTACACCTTGGACAATTCCCGGAAATTTGGCTGTGGCGGTGAATGGAGACTTACAATATGCTGTGGTGGAAGTTGCTGATGGCGAAGCGACAAAATATTTGATTGTCGCGGCTGATTTGGTGGAGGGTTTATCTGCTACTTTGGGAGTGCAGTTAACCGTAAAAGCCACATTAAAAGGGCAAGATTTAGAACATACCACTTACCGTCATCCGTTATTTGACAGAGAAAGTCCGGTGGTTGTGGGTGGGGATTACATCACGACGGAATCGGGTACGGGGTTGGTACATACTGCCCCTGGTCATGGTCAAGAAGACTACATCGTGGGTTTACGTTATGGTTTGCCGATTCTTGCGCCTGTGGATGATAACGGTAACTTTACTGATGAGGCGGGACAGTTTGCTGGGTTGAATGTGCTGGGTGATGGGAATCAAGCGGTAATTGATGCGTTGGCGGCGGCGGGTTCTTTGTTGAAAGAGGAACCTTATCAGCACAAGTATCCCTACGACTGGCGGACGAAAAAGCCGACGATTTTCCGGGCGACTGAACAGTGGTTTGCTTCGGTATCTGGATTTCGGGAGGAAGCATTAAAGGCGATCGCATCTGTAAAATGGATACCAGCCCAAGGTCAAAATCGGATCACGCCAATGGTGGCTGAACGTTCTGATTGGTGTATCTCCCGTCAGCGTGCTTGGGGTGTCCCTATTCCCGTTTTCTACGACGAAGCCACTGGGGAAGTACTGCTGAATGAGTCAACTATCAACCATGTGCAAGCAATTATTGCCGAAAAAGGTTCTGATGCTTGGTGGGAACTGTCGGTAGAGGAATTATTACCAGAATCTTACCGTGACAATGGCAAGTCTTACCGCAAGGGTACAGACACAATGGATGTATGGTTTGATTCTGGTTCATCTTGGGCAGCAGTCACAAAACAGCGTCCAGAATTGCACTACCCAGCTGATTTATACTTGGAAGGCTCAGACCAACATCGTGGTTGGTTTCAGTCCAGTTTGCTCACGAGTGTAGCAGTGAATGACATTGCACCTTACAAAACTGTCTTGACTCATGGCTTTGTTTTAGATGAACAAGGGCGAAAAATGAGCAAGTCGGAAGGAAATGTGATTGATCCAAATACAATCATTGAAGGCGGGAAAAATAAAAAAGAAGAACCGCCTTATGGTGCAGATGTCTTGCGGTTGTGGGTGTCATCGGTAGATTACTCCAGCGATGTCCGCATTGGCAAAAACATCATCCGCCAACTCAATGATGTCAGAGGTAAGATTCGCAATACAGCGCGATTTTTGTTGGGGAGTTTGCACGATTTTGATCCCGAAAAAGACGCAGTACCCTTTGCAGAATTACCGCAGCTAGATAAATATATGCTGCATCGCATCCGTGAAGTGTTCCAGGAAGTGACAGAAGCTTTTGAAAGTTTCCAATTCTTCAAGTTCTTCCAAACTGTCCAGAATTTCTGCGTGGTGGATTTATCTAATTTCTATTTAGATGTGGCTAAGGATAGGCTGTATATCAGCGCACCCGATGCTTTCCGCCGCCGCAGTTGTCAAACAGTAATACACATTGCCTTAGAAAATTTAGCACGAGCGATCGCACCTGTTCTCTGTCATACTGCTGAGGATATCTGGCAATATCTCCCCTACAAAACACCATACAAATCAGTGTTTCAAGCTGGTTGGGTACAGTTAGAGGAGCAATGGGATAATCCAGATTTAGGCGAATTTTGGGAAGCTTTACGACAACTCCGCACCGATGTTAATAAAGTTCTAGAACAAGCCAGAATCGAAAAAATGATTGGTTCTTCTCTAGAAGCCAAAGCGTTGATTTATATTCCTCACAAACAGTTAGGTGATGCTATCAAAGCCTTTAACCCTGTGAAGGGGAACGGTATTGATGAACTGCGGTATTTATTGCTGACATCTCAGGTGGAAATATTAGATTCTCCAGAAAAACTGCCAGGATTAAAATATACCGCCCAAACAAACGACTGGGAAATTGGGGTGGTAGATGCAGACGGGGAAAAATGCGATCGCTGTTGGAATTATTCTACTCATGTAGGAGAATCACAAGAGCATCCCCTGTTATGTGAACGCTGCGTTTCTGCCTTAGCCGGTGAATTCTAA
- a CDS encoding three-Cys-motif partner protein TcmP — protein sequence MNNSSFFEEQKEQSLIKARIVEKYFWAWAKVIIPTAKQARHEIAYIDLFAGPGRYKDGSKSTPIKVLETAIADPDMRNMLKTLFNDANSEHTNSLQEAIEAIPGIEQLRYKPEVMNFEVGENIVNDFSRLNFIPTLFFVDPWGYKGLSLELINSVVKNWGCDCLFFFNYNRINMGIGNAAVEDHVNALFGKIRADKLREKLQLLKPEERELTIIEAICEALQEMGGKYVLPFRFKHENGNRTSHHLIFVSKHIKGYEIMKDIMAKESSGENQGVPSFEYNPATSKQPLLFELARPLDELEAMLLDVFAGQIITMEEIYNQHHVGKRYISKNYKAALNSLESQGKIIAEPPSDKRQRRKGEITFANSVKVTFPLKP from the coding sequence ATGAACAATTCTTCTTTCTTTGAGGAGCAAAAAGAGCAGTCTTTAATAAAAGCCAGAATTGTTGAGAAATATTTTTGGGCTTGGGCAAAGGTTATTATACCAACTGCGAAACAAGCAAGACATGAAATTGCTTATATAGACCTTTTTGCTGGACCTGGTAGATATAAAGATGGTTCAAAATCTACGCCTATCAAAGTTTTAGAAACAGCAATTGCTGATCCAGATATGCGAAATATGCTGAAAACATTATTTAATGATGCTAATTCTGAACATACTAATTCTCTACAAGAAGCTATAGAAGCAATTCCAGGAATTGAGCAATTAAGATATAAGCCTGAAGTCATGAATTTTGAAGTAGGGGAAAATATTGTTAATGATTTTTCTCGGCTGAACTTTATCCCAACATTATTTTTTGTAGATCCGTGGGGATATAAGGGACTATCATTAGAACTGATAAACTCAGTTGTGAAAAACTGGGGTTGTGATTGCCTTTTCTTTTTTAACTATAACCGTATCAATATGGGTATAGGCAATGCAGCAGTTGAAGACCATGTAAATGCTTTATTTGGAAAAATAAGAGCAGATAAATTAAGAGAAAAACTCCAATTACTAAAACCAGAAGAACGTGAATTAACAATTATAGAAGCTATTTGTGAAGCTCTACAAGAAATGGGTGGGAAGTATGTTCTACCTTTTCGCTTTAAACATGAGAACGGTAACCGTACTAGCCATCACTTAATTTTTGTCAGTAAGCATATTAAAGGCTATGAAATAATGAAAGACATCATGGCTAAAGAAAGTTCTGGTGAAAATCAAGGTGTACCTTCCTTTGAGTATAATCCGGCAACTTCTAAACAACCATTACTTTTTGAACTTGCCCGTCCTCTTGATGAATTAGAAGCAATGCTATTAGACGTATTCGCTGGTCAAATAATCACGATGGAAGAAATTTACAATCAACATCATGTTGGTAAACGTTACATCAGTAAGAACTACAAAGCTGCTCTGAATAGTCTTGAATCCCAAGGGAAAATTATAGCAGAACCACCATCTGACAAAAGACAAAGGAGGAAAGGTGAAATTACATTTGCTAATTCCGTTAAAGTTACATTTCCACTTAAGCCATAA
- a CDS encoding DUF5131 family protein translates to MSSTHTGIEWTDKTWNPTTGCNKVSPGCLHCYAEALTKRFPNNFKNGFDLTLHPERLTEPLRWRTPSRIFVNSMSDLFHEEVPLDFIQDVFKVIHDTPWHIYQILTKRPERFVELASHLEFYQNIWLGVSVENQNYIHRIDFLRQVSANVRFLSCEPLLGSLNLDLRNIDLVIVGGESGQKHRQMKIEWVEDIHDQCQKAGVAFFFKQIGGRTSKAGGRLLNGQIWDEMPLAWQEHQNIWSKSSQQRSLKREKLELMA, encoded by the coding sequence ATGTCTAGTACTCATACAGGTATTGAGTGGACGGATAAAACGTGGAATCCAACTACGGGTTGTAATAAAGTTAGTCCAGGTTGCTTACATTGTTATGCGGAAGCCCTTACAAAACGTTTTCCTAATAATTTCAAGAATGGTTTTGATTTAACTTTACACCCAGAAAGGTTAACAGAACCCTTAAGGTGGCGTACTCCAAGTAGAATATTTGTTAACTCAATGAGTGATCTTTTTCACGAAGAAGTACCTCTTGATTTTATTCAGGATGTATTCAAGGTGATTCATGATACACCTTGGCACATATATCAAATATTAACGAAAAGACCTGAAAGATTCGTTGAACTAGCATCTCATTTAGAATTTTATCAAAATATTTGGTTGGGTGTATCAGTTGAGAATCAGAACTATATCCATCGTATTGATTTTCTTCGCCAAGTTTCTGCAAATGTGCGTTTTCTTTCATGTGAACCACTGTTAGGTTCATTGAATCTTGACTTAAGAAATATTGATTTGGTCATTGTTGGTGGCGAGTCTGGACAAAAACATCGTCAAATGAAGATTGAATGGGTGGAGGATATTCATGACCAATGTCAGAAAGCAGGAGTAGCATTTTTCTTCAAGCAGATTGGGGGTAGAACTTCTAAAGCTGGAGGTAGATTACTAAATGGTCAAATATGGGATGAAATGCCTCTAGCTTGGCAAGAACATCAAAACATATGGAGTAAATCTTCTCAACAACGCTCATTGAAAAGAGAAAAATTGGAACTTATGGCTTAA
- a CDS encoding DUF4926 domain-containing protein: MSTNTPKLLDIVALTIDLPEYNLLRGQVGTVVELLANGAAFEVEFSDACGGLCLRNGQTYESVGLSSEQVMVLHFEPVSPNSVPAMVTA, translated from the coding sequence ATGAGTACAAATACACCAAAGTTGCTTGATATAGTAGCACTCACAATTGATCTACCTGAATATAATCTGTTGCGTGGTCAAGTTGGTACAGTTGTAGAATTATTGGCTAACGGTGCTGCATTTGAAGTAGAGTTTAGCGATGCCTGCGGCGGGCTATGCCTACGCAATGGACAAACCTATGAATCTGTTGGTTTAAGTTCAGAGCAAGTTATGGTTTTACACTTTGAGCCAGTATCTCCTAATTCAGTACCGGCAATGGTTACAGCATAA